A single region of the Moorena sp. SIOASIH genome encodes:
- a CDS encoding helix-turn-helix transcriptional regulator, protein MVKKLDTAKDTSLKHSKIHQRLSQLIKVLAQKLGSVRELARQVNVTNNTLTNWMNCDNTPSLEKLERLAKGIGWTTEELISFLVSEENPIEAIERNQKSSSSTLKPPISMEQILTELQWRPVEQLVEINLAIAKRLQMEFSGSTDTTGLEEVLNQSPKFEELKGVKFISLSLKARRRLKNWVTICQSYVGLSPEEFIQVAVQKHKIDPETFGLFYKSIMELSSTPFPQSYYEWLFPLISPVSGWIGSAQETPILDFSRTYTETYTEPWSHFIENLEDSGNGVTTKSSSVLC, encoded by the coding sequence GTGGTAAAAAAATTGGACACAGCTAAAGACACTTCCTTAAAACACAGCAAAATTCACCAAAGGCTAAGTCAATTGATTAAGGTACTGGCTCAAAAATTGGGTAGTGTCCGGGAACTTGCTAGGCAAGTCAATGTCACTAACAACACCTTGACAAATTGGATGAATTGTGATAACACTCCTAGCTTAGAGAAGCTAGAGAGGCTGGCTAAAGGTATTGGTTGGACAACGGAAGAGTTGATCAGCTTCTTGGTAAGTGAGGAAAACCCGATCGAAGCGATTGAACGGAACCAGAAATCGAGTTCCTCTACTTTGAAACCACCTATTTCCATGGAGCAAATTTTGACAGAGCTTCAGTGGCGACCAGTAGAGCAATTAGTTGAGATTAATTTAGCGATCGCTAAACGGTTGCAAATGGAATTCAGTGGTTCGACGGATACCACCGGCCTAGAGGAGGTGTTAAATCAGTCTCCTAAATTTGAGGAACTCAAGGGAGTGAAATTTATTTCACTGAGCTTAAAGGCCAGGCGACGATTAAAGAATTGGGTGACAATCTGCCAAAGTTATGTAGGCTTGAGTCCAGAGGAATTCATCCAAGTTGCTGTCCAGAAGCACAAAATTGACCCAGAGACGTTTGGGCTATTTTATAAGAGCATCATGGAACTATCTAGTACTCCGTTTCCCCAGAGTTACTATGAGTGGCTTTTCCCGTTAATTTCTCCAGTGAGTGGTTGGATTGGGTCAGCACAAGAAACTCCTATTCTAGATTTTTCGAGAACTTACACAGAAACTTACACAGAACCTTGGAGTCATTTTATTGAGAATTTAGAAGACAGTGGTAATGGAGTGACTACCAAGTCTAGTTCGGTCTTGTGTTAA
- a CDS encoding IscS subfamily cysteine desulfurase has translation MHRPIYLDCHATTPMDERVLEAMLPYFTEHFGNPSSISHTYGWEAEAAVKQGRQILADAIHATPVEIIFTSGATEANNLAIKGVAEAYLSKGRHLITVQTEHNAVLDPCHYLETLGFEVTFLPVKDDGLVDLSQLEQAFRPDTILVSVMAANNEIGVLQPLAEIGDLCRQHNVLFHTDAAQAIGKIPLDVQSMKIDLMSLTAHKIYGPKGIGALYVRRRNPRVRLAPQLHGGGHERGMRSGTLYTPQIVGFAKAVELGLEEQPSESQRLMELRESLWTTLSRLEGIHINGHPTQRLSGNLNISVEGVDGAALLLGLQPVAAVSSGSACSSATVAPSHVLLALGHPENLAYASIRFGIGRFNTMAEIEQVAEHTLTTIQSLRQSQAVKIN, from the coding sequence ATGCATCGCCCAATTTACCTAGACTGCCATGCCACAACACCTATGGATGAACGGGTGCTTGAGGCAATGTTACCCTACTTCACTGAGCATTTTGGCAATCCATCCAGTATCAGCCATACCTATGGCTGGGAAGCTGAAGCAGCGGTGAAACAAGGGCGTCAGATTCTGGCAGATGCTATCCATGCCACACCGGTCGAGATCATTTTTACTAGTGGTGCCACAGAGGCTAACAATCTAGCTATTAAAGGAGTGGCTGAGGCTTATTTGAGTAAAGGACGTCACCTGATTACCGTACAAACTGAACACAATGCTGTTCTTGACCCCTGTCACTATTTAGAAACCCTAGGGTTTGAGGTGACATTTCTACCGGTAAAAGATGATGGACTAGTGGATTTAAGCCAGCTAGAGCAGGCTTTCCGTCCTGATACGATTTTAGTGTCAGTGATGGCAGCCAATAATGAAATTGGAGTGTTGCAGCCATTGGCCGAGATTGGGGATCTTTGTCGCCAGCACAATGTACTCTTCCATACAGATGCTGCCCAGGCTATTGGCAAAATCCCCTTGGATGTGCAGTCGATGAAGATTGATTTAATGTCCTTGACAGCCCATAAAATTTATGGACCAAAGGGCATTGGGGCTCTCTATGTCCGGCGTCGTAACCCCAGAGTAAGGCTTGCACCCCAGCTCCATGGCGGTGGACATGAACGAGGGATGCGTTCTGGCACACTTTATACCCCTCAGATTGTGGGGTTTGCTAAAGCTGTAGAACTGGGGTTAGAAGAACAACCTTCAGAATCCCAACGGTTGATGGAACTGCGGGAAAGTCTTTGGACGACTCTCTCTAGACTAGAAGGTATCCACATCAATGGTCATCCTACCCAGAGATTGTCCGGAAACCTTAACATTAGTGTGGAGGGAGTAGATGGCGCAGCCCTGCTGCTAGGATTACAGCCTGTGGCAGCCGTTTCTTCTGGCTCGGCTTGTTCCTCGGCAACTGTAGCTCCTTCCCATGTACTATTAGCCCTAGGACATCCGGAAAATCTGGCTTATGCCTCGATCCGGTTTGGAATTGGACGCTTTAATACCATGGCGGAAATTGAGCAGGTGGCTGAGCATACGCTCACAACCATTCAGTCTCTGCGCCAATCTCAAGCTGTCAAAATTAATTGA